The Candidatus Bathyarchaeota archaeon DNA window TTTGACATGGTGGTTTCATGTGTTGGCAAAGTTGAAAAGCAAAACGTAATCACGGGCGAAGGCATCAAACCCGGAGACCCCATCATCGGCTTACCCAGCAGCGGCGTCCACAGCAACGGCATCACGTTGGTACGCAAAATCCTATTCAAACAGTGGGGAGGCAAATACGAAGCCACCGACATCCCCCAAGGTTTGGAACGTGAAGTGGCGTTGGAAGTTTTGGAACCCACAAAAATTTACGTCCAACCCCTCCTCAAACTAGCCCGCGAAGTAAAAATCAAAGGCGCAGTTCACATAACCGGCGACTCCTACACCAAATTCAACAACCTCGCAAACTACTCGCCTGGAATCGGCTTCCGTTTTGACAATTTCAATCCGCACCCGATTTTTGGGTTAATTCAAAAGACCGCAGCAGAGTTAGGCTACACAATCACCGACGAAGAGATGTTTAAGACTTTTAACATGGGTTGGGGTTTTGGCATCATCGTGGACAAAACCGACATCGACAAAGCCATGAACACTCTTGAACAGGACAGCGTAAAACCGCAACGCATCGGCAAAGTCACAGACAAAGAACGCGTCGTCGAGATAAAACACGGCGAGAAACGTCTAATTTTGACGTAAAGTTTTGCATTGTTTGTGACGAAAGCGTTTAAATCCTCACAGCATAATTTACTGACTCATGAAATACGCTGCCAAAATAGAAGTCAGCCTCAAACCCGGACACAGCAACCCGGAAGGCGAAACCACCGCGCGACTCCTAATCGAACTCGGCTACAAAGTCCAAGCAGTAGACGTCAGCAAAGTCTACACCGTCTTCTTAGAAGCAAAATCCTCTGCCGAGGCAAAAGCAAAAGCAGAAGAAATGAGCAAACGCCTCTTAGCTAACCCCACAAAAGACAACTATACAATCAGCGTCGTCGAACAGAAATGAGCAGCAAACTAGTTATCCAAAGAAAAAACAGTCCAGTTCTCGAGTTCGCCATAGCTAAAGCAACCAAAACACAGCTATCAGAAATCAACAGTGAACTTGCATTGGGCTTTAGCGCC harbors:
- the purM gene encoding phosphoribosylformylglycinamidine cyclo-ligase, which produces MPKNYTYTDAGVNRAQRHESKKALASLKETYKHIGFGGIMRLPYGNLFPIDDNTFLDLEIEGVGTKVLIAELADKHDTIGVDAVAMVVNDVIRSGAKPLALADNIHAVASEPKLVNAWLKGIIAGAEESLCPVVNGETGDVAEIIRGIKPNSGFDMVVSCVGKVEKQNVITGEGIKPGDPIIGLPSSGVHSNGITLVRKILFKQWGGKYEATDIPQGLEREVALEVLEPTKIYVQPLLKLAREVKIKGAVHITGDSYTKFNNLANYSPGIGFRFDNFNPHPIFGLIQKTAAELGYTITDEEMFKTFNMGWGFGIIVDKTDIDKAMNTLEQDSVKPQRIGKVTDKERVVEIKHGEKRLILT
- the purS gene encoding phosphoribosylformylglycinamidine synthase subunit PurS → MKYAAKIEVSLKPGHSNPEGETTARLLIELGYKVQAVDVSKVYTVFLEAKSSAEAKAKAEEMSKRLLANPTKDNYTISVVEQK